In Paenibacillus phoenicis, one genomic interval encodes:
- a CDS encoding YqhV family protein → MLDKFVTSMAALRIFSGTIEILAALLMLKLGRVDKALAVNSALAFVGPTILLVTTSIGLVGMADKLSWGKMAWIGCGVTCLLIGILKK, encoded by the coding sequence ATGCTTGATAAATTCGTGACAAGCATGGCGGCCTTGCGAATTTTTTCGGGTACGATCGAAATTCTAGCAGCGCTGCTTATGCTGAAGCTGGGCAGGGTAGATAAGGCGCTGGCCGTAAATTCGGCGCTGGCGTTCGTCGGCCCGACCATTCTGCTTGTCACCACGTCCATTGGACTTGTCGGGATGGCCGACAAATTGTCGTGGGGAAAGATGGCATGGATCGGGTGCGGGGTGACTTGTCTCTTAATCGGCATTTTGAAGAAATGA
- a CDS encoding aspartate kinase, translating into MALYVMKFGGSSVGDTERIQRVARRVVNKQQEGHQVMVVVSAMGDTTDDLIDQAKLINPDPPLREMDMLMTTGEQISIALMAMAIDALGAKAVSYTGWQAGFRTEAEHGKARITDIKPERVLKSLEEGYIVIVAGFQGLTEDGEITTFGRGGSDTTAVALAAATKADYCEIYTDVDGVYSTDPRIVKNARKLNEISYDEMLELANLGAAVLHPRAVEYAKHNNVRLVVRSSFNNHEGTVVKEEVNMEQGVVVSGIAYDKNVARISILGVSHVPGVLAKVFGSLAEAKIDVDIIVQSGVTDGKADFSFTVALSDCDKAVKVLEGIRNELPYEKVTSQEGLVKVSIVGAGMVSHPGVAAQMFEVISKQGVNIEMVSTSEIKVSCVIEGSKLNDVVKALHTAYGLDAETTAFVGGPQERR; encoded by the coding sequence TTGGCTTTATACGTGATGAAATTTGGAGGCAGTTCCGTAGGCGATACGGAGCGCATACAACGCGTCGCCCGGCGTGTTGTGAACAAACAGCAGGAAGGGCATCAGGTGATGGTGGTCGTCTCCGCGATGGGCGATACGACGGACGATTTGATCGATCAGGCGAAGCTGATCAATCCAGACCCACCTTTGCGGGAAATGGATATGCTGATGACGACCGGCGAGCAAATCTCGATCGCGTTGATGGCGATGGCTATCGATGCGCTGGGCGCCAAGGCCGTTTCTTATACCGGTTGGCAAGCGGGCTTCCGCACGGAGGCGGAGCATGGCAAAGCACGCATTACCGATATTAAGCCGGAGCGGGTGCTCAAGTCGTTGGAAGAGGGATATATCGTCATCGTTGCCGGCTTCCAGGGCTTGACTGAGGACGGGGAGATTACGACGTTCGGGCGCGGCGGTTCGGATACGACGGCCGTTGCCTTGGCTGCGGCGACAAAGGCGGATTATTGCGAGATTTATACCGATGTGGACGGCGTGTATTCTACCGACCCGCGGATCGTAAAGAATGCCCGCAAGCTGAACGAAATCTCATACGACGAGATGCTTGAGCTCGCGAACTTAGGCGCGGCGGTTCTGCATCCCCGTGCGGTGGAATATGCGAAGCACAATAATGTACGGCTCGTCGTCCGCTCCAGCTTTAACAATCATGAAGGTACGGTCGTGAAGGAGGAAGTCAATATGGAACAAGGTGTGGTAGTCAGCGGGATCGCGTATGATAAGAACGTGGCCCGAATCAGCATATTGGGCGTATCGCACGTGCCCGGCGTACTGGCGAAGGTGTTTGGCTCTCTGGCTGAGGCCAAGATCGACGTGGACATCATCGTCCAAAGCGGCGTAACGGATGGTAAAGCGGATTTCTCCTTTACAGTAGCTCTGTCCGATTGCGACAAGGCAGTGAAGGTGTTGGAAGGGATCCGTAACGAGCTGCCTTACGAGAAGGTCACCTCTCAGGAAGGGCTTGTGAAGGTTTCGATCGTAGGCGCAGGGATGGTCAGCCATCCGGGCGTTGCGGCACAAATGTTTGAAGTGATCTCCAAGCAAGGCGTCAATATCGAGATGGTCAGCACCTCCGAAATTAAGGTGTCCTGCGTGATTGAAGGAAGCAAGCTGAACGATGTCGTGAAGGCCTTGCATACGGCATATGGTCTGGATGCGGAGACCACCGCATTTGTTGGCGGTCCGCAGGAGCGGCGTTAA
- the spoIIIAD gene encoding stage III sporulation protein AD translates to MEIIQVVGLGLIATVLVLVVKEQKPMFAFLIAASTGVLIFLYLIGKIGGIIEVLEDLANKSGVQMIYLKTILKIIGIAYIAEFGAQIVRDAGQESIASKIEMAGKVLIMVLAIPIISIIIETVIKLLPA, encoded by the coding sequence GTGGAAATTATCCAAGTTGTAGGGCTCGGGCTCATCGCAACCGTGCTGGTTCTGGTCGTCAAGGAACAAAAGCCGATGTTCGCTTTCCTGATTGCCGCAAGCACGGGCGTTCTGATCTTCCTGTACCTGATCGGAAAAATCGGCGGGATCATCGAGGTGCTGGAGGATCTGGCCAACAAGTCCGGCGTCCAGATGATCTATCTGAAGACGATCCTGAAAATTATCGGGATCGCCTACATCGCCGAGTTTGGAGCACAGATCGTCCGGGATGCCGGTCAGGAGAGCATCGCCAGCAAAATCGAAATGGCGGGCAAAGTGCTCATCATGGTGCTTGCCATTCCGATTATCAGCATTATTATCGAAACGGTCATCAAGCTGCTGCCGGCTTAG
- the spoIIIAA gene encoding stage III sporulation protein AA: MNQSWLTVFPDNLRDLLLKLPPSIFPALEEIRIREERPLEINTGGRYYFLTPDGEMTRNPDAAYKPGKQDGKRLLDLITNHSLYTMEEELRKGFITIAGGHRIGLAGRTLLSGGRVEHLRDISGFNVRIAREIRGIADPILPRLLDFRQKTVYHTLILSPPQQGKTTLIRDLARQISSGTWGHPEASWPGLKVAVIDERSEIAGSKRGVPGFDMGPRTDVMDGCPKAEGIMMMIRSMSPDVIIVDEIGRPEDAEALAEALHAGVRVIATAHGSSVDDLAARPALSRLAESSFFQMYAVIARTDKGLAFKLWDGKRRGIPAAAPGWRGREEHA, translated from the coding sequence ATGAACCAGAGTTGGTTGACCGTATTTCCCGACAATCTCCGGGACTTGCTGCTGAAGCTTCCGCCTTCTATCTTTCCGGCTTTGGAAGAAATCCGCATACGCGAGGAACGACCGCTGGAGATTAATACGGGTGGCCGCTACTATTTTCTAACGCCGGACGGGGAGATGACGCGGAATCCGGACGCCGCTTACAAACCGGGCAAGCAGGACGGCAAACGGCTGCTTGACCTGATCACCAATCATTCGCTGTATACGATGGAGGAAGAGCTCCGCAAAGGGTTTATCACGATCGCCGGCGGCCATCGTATCGGACTAGCCGGGAGAACCTTGCTCAGCGGAGGAAGGGTGGAGCACTTGCGGGACATCAGCGGGTTTAACGTGCGGATTGCCCGAGAAATTAGAGGCATTGCCGATCCGATCCTGCCGAGGCTACTCGATTTCAGGCAAAAAACGGTGTATCACACCTTAATCCTGTCTCCTCCCCAGCAAGGAAAAACGACGCTGATTCGCGATTTAGCGCGCCAGATTAGCAGCGGAACCTGGGGACATCCCGAGGCCTCCTGGCCGGGGCTAAAGGTTGCGGTCATCGACGAGCGCTCCGAAATTGCCGGCAGCAAGCGGGGAGTGCCCGGCTTTGACATGGGTCCGCGAACCGATGTGATGGACGGCTGCCCGAAGGCAGAAGGAATCATGATGATGATTCGCTCCATGTCGCCAGATGTCATCATCGTCGATGAAATCGGTCGACCGGAGGATGCCGAGGCTTTGGCTGAAGCGCTGCACGCCGGCGTCCGCGTCATCGCCACGGCGCATGGTTCAAGCGTGGACGATTTGGCTGCGCGCCCGGCATTGTCCCGGCTGGCGGAAAGCTCCTTCTTCCAAATGTATGCGGTGATCGCGCGGACGGATAAGGGACTTGCCTTTAAGCTGTGGGACGGCAAACGCCGCGGCATCCCGGCGGCCGCCCCCGGATGGAGAGGCAGGGAAGAGCATGCTTAA
- the spoIIIAG gene encoding stage III sporulation protein AG produces MPGWLKKLEQWLGKGTDGKKTASTFRWLLILGLVGIAIMLFNSFVNVKQLDNNGEGSREPPMMQDLSGSTGSAGVTGDDEFSSIETALEGKTKEILEKIVGVGAVDVLVTIDSTEEIVVQRNIKDSQELTEESDAGGGKRHITQYTRDGQIVTYEASGSEQPIVTKKIKPKVRGVLVVARGAENKTVKSLIVDAVEKGLNVPAYRISVVPRKQSQ; encoded by the coding sequence GTGCCGGGATGGCTGAAGAAACTGGAGCAATGGCTAGGCAAGGGTACGGATGGCAAAAAAACCGCAAGTACGTTTCGTTGGCTGTTGATCCTCGGGTTGGTTGGGATCGCCATCATGTTGTTTAACTCCTTCGTTAACGTGAAGCAGCTGGATAACAACGGCGAAGGGAGCCGCGAACCGCCGATGATGCAGGACCTTTCCGGATCGACCGGATCTGCGGGCGTCACGGGCGACGATGAATTCAGCAGCATCGAAACGGCGCTCGAAGGCAAAACCAAGGAGATTTTGGAGAAAATCGTGGGCGTCGGTGCGGTGGATGTGCTGGTCACCATCGATTCGACCGAGGAAATCGTGGTCCAACGAAACATCAAAGATTCGCAGGAGCTAACGGAAGAAAGCGATGCGGGTGGGGGAAAACGCCATATCACCCAATATACCCGTGACGGACAGATCGTCACCTACGAGGCTTCCGGCAGCGAGCAGCCGATCGTCACCAAGAAGATCAAGCCTAAGGTTCGTGGCGTGCTGGTCGTCGCCCGGGGAGCTGAGAACAAAACGGTGAAAAGCTTGATCGTCGATGCGGTTGAGAAGGGCTTAAACGTACCGGCTTACCGGATCTCCGTCGTCCCGCGCAAGCAATCTCAATAA
- the spoIIIAE gene encoding stage III sporulation protein AE, producing the protein MPATIERWRASTLLLIVLGVLLFGYMPVIASAEGEGDNWIQRQAKELPTDQVETYWQQLMKEYGGFFPDQKLPSFMDMLLQQDQSFSLKAGLSGLMRYMWHEVLYNGHILVTIVLLSIFSMILETLQTAFERKQVSKVAYSICYMVILVLAINSFHVAITYATNAISGMIDFMMAMVPLLFTLLASLGNAVTVTVTHPLVVFMVHAVGTAVHTVIFPLLFFSAVLHIVSSLSDKYKLTQLANLLRTVSMALLGILLTVFLGVISVKGIAGSVADGVTLRAAKYLTGNFVPVVGKVFADATDTVISASLLVKNSIGLVGVIILLFLCAFPAIKIITLALIFNLAAAVMQPLGDSPVIACLETIGKSMLYVFAALAAVGMMFFLAITIMLTAGNITVMMR; encoded by the coding sequence ATGCCAGCAACGATTGAACGATGGCGCGCTTCTACGCTGCTCTTGATCGTCTTAGGGGTCCTGCTGTTTGGGTACATGCCCGTCATCGCCTCCGCCGAAGGGGAAGGGGACAACTGGATCCAACGCCAAGCCAAGGAGCTTCCCACCGATCAGGTCGAAACGTATTGGCAGCAGCTGATGAAGGAGTACGGCGGGTTTTTCCCGGATCAGAAGCTTCCTTCCTTTATGGATATGCTTCTGCAGCAGGACCAGAGCTTTAGTCTGAAGGCGGGGCTAAGCGGCCTGATGCGATATATGTGGCACGAGGTGCTGTATAACGGACACATCTTAGTGACCATCGTGCTGCTCTCCATATTCAGTATGATTCTGGAAACCTTGCAAACCGCATTCGAGCGCAAGCAGGTCAGTAAAGTTGCCTACTCCATCTGCTATATGGTGATTTTGGTGCTTGCAATCAACAGCTTTCATGTGGCGATCACCTATGCGACGAATGCGATTAGCGGAATGATCGACTTTATGATGGCGATGGTGCCGCTGCTGTTCACGCTGCTGGCTTCCTTAGGCAATGCGGTAACGGTAACGGTGACCCACCCTTTGGTTGTATTTATGGTCCATGCGGTGGGGACGGCGGTGCATACGGTCATATTCCCGCTATTGTTCTTCTCGGCGGTGCTGCACATCGTTAGCTCGTTGTCCGACAAGTATAAGCTCACCCAGCTGGCCAATTTACTGCGTACCGTGAGCATGGCTTTGCTTGGGATCCTGCTCACCGTCTTTCTCGGCGTCATCTCGGTCAAAGGGATCGCCGGATCCGTGGCGGACGGGGTCACCCTGCGAGCGGCCAAATATCTGACCGGTAACTTCGTCCCGGTTGTCGGCAAAGTGTTCGCCGATGCAACGGACACGGTCATCTCCGCTTCCCTGCTCGTCAAGAATTCGATCGGTCTGGTCGGGGTGATCATTCTGCTGTTTCTGTGCGCCTTTCCGGCGATCAAGATCATTACGCTGGCACTAATCTTCAACTTGGCTGCGGCGGTGATGCAGCCGCTTGGCGATTCGCCGGTCATCGCATGCCTGGAGACGATCGGCAAGAGCATGTTGTATGTCTTCGCAGCGCTGGCCGCGGTGGGCATGATGTTCTTCCTGGCGATAACGATCATGCTGACCGCCGGGAACATCACCGTGATGATGAGGTGA
- the spoIIIAC gene encoding stage III sporulation protein AC: protein MNIEVNAIFQIAGIGIIIAMIHTVLKQMGKEDMAHWVTLIGFVVVLFMVIRLLDSLFQEIKSIFLFQ, encoded by the coding sequence ATGAACATAGAAGTGAACGCCATCTTTCAGATTGCAGGCATCGGTATCATCATTGCCATGATCCATACGGTATTGAAGCAGATGGGCAAAGAGGACATGGCGCATTGGGTGACGCTGATCGGGTTTGTGGTCGTCCTGTTCATGGTCATCCGGTTGCTTGACAGTCTGTTTCAGGAAATCAAATCAATCTTTTTATTCCAGTAG
- the spoIIIAF gene encoding stage III sporulation protein AF: MDWLAEWLREIIFIVLIAVFIDLLLPNRAMERYVRFVVSLLILLTLISPVMRFFSADAKDQLEAAFSTSWDGLESHSQVQSTEAILQQGEKLREKQESEALAWAGEEAARQMKQQIERSTGRQVERVTVKLKTKPAEKSEAGGIRPLAAEPVISSVEVVMAQVKSEEQTAKADAAGRGPEVSIAPVEKIKISVNTSNSGKTGDAEEESEAQSQAAMASSPEESLDGNPSGEDGKIGGTSAGDAEPAADRLVSQIEELLQENWGVDREAITVLRAEHLND, encoded by the coding sequence GTGGACTGGCTGGCGGAGTGGCTGAGAGAAATCATCTTCATCGTGTTAATCGCCGTGTTTATCGATTTGCTGCTGCCCAACCGCGCGATGGAGCGTTACGTCAGATTCGTGGTCAGCCTGCTGATCCTGCTAACGTTGATATCCCCAGTCATGCGTTTCTTCTCAGCCGATGCCAAAGACCAGCTGGAGGCAGCATTCTCGACGAGCTGGGACGGACTAGAGAGTCATTCCCAGGTTCAAAGCACGGAAGCGATCCTACAGCAGGGCGAGAAGCTGAGGGAAAAGCAGGAGTCCGAAGCGTTGGCCTGGGCAGGCGAGGAGGCGGCAAGGCAAATGAAGCAACAAATCGAGCGCTCGACAGGACGGCAAGTTGAACGGGTAACCGTCAAGCTGAAAACCAAACCCGCGGAAAAATCCGAAGCCGGCGGAATCCGTCCGCTGGCCGCAGAGCCGGTTATTTCCTCAGTAGAGGTCGTCATGGCGCAGGTGAAGTCGGAAGAGCAAACAGCAAAAGCCGATGCAGCCGGAAGAGGGCCGGAGGTATCGATCGCACCGGTAGAAAAAATAAAAATCAGCGTAAACACAAGCAATTCCGGCAAGACCGGGGACGCTGAGGAGGAATCCGAAGCGCAGAGCCAAGCGGCGATGGCCAGTTCCCCTGAAGAGTCGTTGGACGGGAACCCTTCAGGGGAAGATGGCAAAATCGGCGGCACGTCCGCAGGCGATGCCGAGCCGGCGGCAGACCGGCTGGTCTCGCAAATCGAAGAGCTGCTCCAGGAGAACTGGGGCGTTGATCGAGAGGCAATCACGGTCCTTAGGGCCGAGCATCTAAATGATTAA
- the spoIIIAB gene encoding stage III sporulation protein SpoIIIAB: MLKMFGAALVLLTATMAGWLQARQFAARPSQIRRLILALKRLETEIMYGFTPLPDALRRIGEQSGEPIRAIFVRAADHMSSAHPLTAQESLEQAVTKLWSYTAMKAPEQEVIRQLSLTLGTSDRKDQLGHIATAVRQLESEESAAREEQARYEKMYRSLGLLCGAFIVILFY, encoded by the coding sequence ATGCTTAAGATGTTTGGAGCTGCACTCGTCCTGCTGACTGCCACCATGGCAGGCTGGCTGCAAGCCAGGCAATTCGCGGCACGGCCAAGCCAAATCCGGAGGCTGATCCTCGCATTAAAGCGGCTCGAGACGGAGATCATGTACGGCTTTACACCGCTTCCGGACGCCCTCCGAAGAATCGGCGAGCAAAGCGGCGAGCCGATCCGAGCGATCTTCGTTCGTGCGGCGGACCATATGAGTTCCGCTCACCCGCTAACCGCCCAGGAGAGTCTGGAACAAGCCGTAACGAAGCTGTGGAGCTATACCGCGATGAAGGCGCCCGAGCAAGAGGTCATAAGGCAGCTTAGCTTAACGCTCGGGACAAGCGACCGGAAGGATCAACTCGGTCATATCGCCACAGCCGTACGGCAGCTGGAGAGCGAGGAATCCGCAGCACGGGAAGAACAGGCCCGCTATGAGAAAATGTATCGAAGCTTGGGGCTTTTGTGCGGAGCGTTCATCGTCATTTTGTTCTACTGA